A stretch of Chanodichthys erythropterus isolate Z2021 chromosome 20, ASM2448905v1, whole genome shotgun sequence DNA encodes these proteins:
- the LOC137009434 gene encoding transcription factor HES-5-like yields MAPTITGSIISREQLPLTNKLRKPIVEKIRRERINSSIEKLKSLLGQEFLKQQPDSRQEKADILEMTLDFLRRSQNPAACSTADRDGHSRCVQEAVNFLSRCPVQTQSHRRLLEHFLHMQPSTENNTRVLPPHPLHSPDAKSKEEPLALWRPW; encoded by the exons ATGGCACCTACAATCACTGGATCGATCATCAGCAGAGAACAACTTCCACTCACAAACAAG CTGAGAAAGCCAATAGTGGAGAAGATCCGCAGGGAACGGATCAACAGCAGCATTGAGAAGCTCAAGTCTCTTCTGGGTCAAGAGTTCCTAAAGCAACAGCCCGACTCCAGACAGGAGAAAGCTGATATCCTGGAGATGACGCTCGATTTCTTGAGACGCTCCCAGAATCCCGCGGCCTGCTCTACTGCAGATCGTGACGGACACTCCAGATGTGTGCAGGAGGCCGTCAACTTCCTGTCTCGGTGTCCGGTGCAGACTCAGTCCCACAGAAGACTGCTGGAGCACTTCCTGCACATGCAGCCGTCCACAGAGAACAACACACGTGTGCTGCCGCCTCATCCGCTCCATTCACCAGACGCAAAGAGCAAAGAGGAACCTCTGGCGCTCTGGAGACCCTGGTAG
- the LOC137008791 gene encoding transcription factor HES-5-like, whose product MAPTITGSIISREQLPLTNKLRKPIVEKIRRERINSSIEKLKSLLGQEFLKQQPDSRQEKADILEMTLDFLRRSQNPAACSTADRDGRSRCVQEAVNFLSRCPVQTQSHRRLLEHFLHMQPSTENNTRVLPPHPLHSPDAKSKEEPLALWRPW is encoded by the exons ATGGCACCTACAATCACTGGATCGATCATCAGCAGAGAACAACTTCCACTCACAAACAAG CTGAGAAAGCCAATAGTGGAGAAGATCCGCAGGGAACGGATCAACAGCAGCATCGAGAAGCTCAAGTCTCTTCTGGGTCAAGAGTTCCTAAAGCAACAGCCCGACTCCAGACAGGAGAAAGCTGATATCCTGGAGATGACGCTCGATTTCTTGAGACGCTCCCAGAATCCCGCGGCCTGCTCTACTGCAGATCGTGACGGACGCTCCAGATGTGTGCAGGAGGCCGTCAACTTCCTGTCTCGGTGTCCGGTGCAGACTCAGTCCCACAGAAGACTGCTGGAGCACTTCCTGCACATGCAGCCGTCCACAGAGAACAACACACGTGTGCTGCCGCCTCATCCGCTCCATTCACCAGACGCAAAGAGCAAAGAGGAACCTCTGGCGCTCTGGAGACCCTGGTAG
- the her12 gene encoding hairy-related 12, producing the protein MAPHSAPLSSFDHLRFSDKDKIKLRKPIVEKMRRDRINSCIDQLKSLLEKEFHSHDPSTKLEKADILEMTVSFLKQQWRLQQQLPQRDYNEGYSHCWKESVNFLTLHSTRGGSGRELQHLHNAQRASCTGSAPAAPSSKLSMAGLQEPDSRRDGVWRPW; encoded by the exons ATGGCACCACATTCAGCGCCACTCTCCTCTTTTGACCATCTTCGCTTCAGTGATAAAGACAAAATAAAg CTGAGGAAGCCAATTGTTGAAAAGATGCGCAGGGACCGCATCAACAGCTGCATCGACCAGCTCAAGAGTCTCCTGGAGAAGGAGTTCCACAGCCATGACCCCAGCACCAAACTGGAGAAGGCCGATATCCTGGAAATGACTGTCAGCTTTCTCAAACAGCAGTGGCGGCTGCAGCAGCAGCTTCCTCAGAGGGACTACAATGAAGGCTACTCTCACTGCTGGAAGGAGTCTGTCAACTTTCTCACTCTTCATTCCACCCGAGGAGGATCTGGCCGGGAGCTCCAGCACCTCCACAACGCCCAGCGAGCGAGCTGTACTGGCTCCGCTCCAGCAGCGCCCTCCTCCAAACTGAGCATGGCCGGTTTGCAGGAGCCTGACAGCAGGAGAGATGGAGTCTGGAGACCCTGGTAG